A stretch of Geomonas oryzisoli DNA encodes these proteins:
- a CDS encoding YbaN family protein, producing MQHRHLKVKLVKSEWLRYLLIGTGVLSLAVGGVGLFLPLVPTVPFLLVAVICFSRSSARFHAWLIEHRHLGPILKEYLVHGSVPLRAKCVAIGAIWISFPVTAFVFVQTVWLRILLLSIAACVTLYLLVLPIAPRPTQDPESGKGKP from the coding sequence ATGCAGCATCGGCACCTGAAGGTCAAGCTGGTAAAAAGCGAATGGCTGCGCTACCTGCTCATCGGGACAGGGGTCTTATCCCTTGCCGTCGGGGGTGTTGGACTTTTTCTTCCCCTGGTTCCGACGGTCCCCTTCCTCCTCGTCGCCGTGATCTGCTTTTCGCGCAGCTCGGCGCGCTTTCATGCCTGGCTGATCGAGCACAGACATCTAGGCCCGATATTGAAGGAGTACTTGGTCCATGGTTCCGTTCCGCTCCGCGCCAAGTGCGTTGCTATCGGCGCCATATGGATCTCCTTCCCCGTGACCGCGTTCGTCTTCGTGCAAACGGTGTGGCTGCGGATCCTGCTCCTTTCCATCGCCGCCTGCGTAACCCTTTACCTCCTGGTGCTGCCGATCGCGCCACGACCGACACAGGATCCCGAGTCGGGGAAGGGGAAGCCTTGA
- a CDS encoding transposase, translating to MRSNRKYDSEFKREAIKLVIDEGRTIREVESSLGITHGVLKGWVQKHRDQQDPVKVKHASVEAELKHLRKENERLLREREILKKAVAIFSTDPNRYSGS from the coding sequence ATGAGATCGAATCGCAAGTACGATTCAGAGTTTAAACGAGAAGCGATCAAGTTAGTCATTGATGAAGGCCGTACCATCCGTGAGGTAGAGAGCAGCCTAGGGATCACCCATGGGGTTCTCAAAGGGTGGGTCCAGAAACATCGGGACCAACAAGATCCTGTAAAAGTTAAGCATGCATCAGTTGAAGCCGAACTGAAGCACCTGCGTAAAGAGAACGAGAGGCTACTGCGCGAGCGTGAAATCCTAAAAAAAGCAGTGGCCATCTTCTCGACGGATCCGAATCGATATTCGGGTTCATAA
- a CDS encoding IS3 family transposase translates to MFGFITEHRSEFGVQEMCRVLGVTRSWYYAHAAGRVTKRQREDQALLPAIKKAFHDSDKTYGAVRVVKELQKQQKYVGKNRVWRLMRENDLRVKTKRRFKVTTNSDHKRPVAPNLLQRNFSAPAPNQVWTGDITYIETAQGWLYLAVVLDLFSRRIVGWSMSDRMTDDLVVTAFANAAVKRRPGAGFIFHSDRGSQYCSKRFGTTISKAGGVQSMSGTGCCYDNAVTETFFSTLKRELVYHCSFKTRQEAQSRIFCYIEGFYNRKRLHSAIGYCSPEEFEQQELKMAA, encoded by the coding sequence ATATTCGGGTTCATAACCGAGCACCGCTCCGAATTCGGAGTTCAGGAGATGTGCCGAGTTCTTGGAGTGACTCGGAGTTGGTACTACGCCCATGCAGCCGGCCGGGTAACCAAGCGGCAGCGTGAAGACCAGGCACTGCTACCAGCTATCAAAAAAGCCTTTCACGACAGCGACAAGACGTACGGTGCAGTACGAGTAGTCAAAGAGCTGCAAAAGCAACAAAAGTACGTCGGAAAGAACCGCGTCTGGCGCCTGATGCGTGAAAATGATCTGCGAGTGAAGACTAAGCGGCGATTCAAAGTCACCACGAACTCGGATCACAAACGTCCTGTCGCGCCAAACCTTTTACAGCGGAATTTCTCTGCTCCAGCCCCTAATCAGGTTTGGACTGGTGACATCACGTACATCGAGACTGCCCAGGGCTGGTTGTACCTGGCAGTCGTGCTGGATCTCTTCTCCCGCCGGATCGTTGGCTGGAGCATGAGCGACCGAATGACAGACGACCTGGTTGTAACGGCTTTTGCCAATGCAGCGGTGAAGCGTCGGCCAGGAGCTGGCTTCATCTTCCACAGCGATCGCGGTTCGCAGTACTGCAGTAAGCGCTTCGGTACCACGATCAGCAAAGCTGGCGGCGTACAAAGCATGAGCGGCACCGGATGCTGCTACGACAACGCTGTGACGGAGACATTCTTCTCGACACTGAAGAGAGAATTGGTTTACCACTGCTCCTTCAAAACCCGGCAGGAGGCGCAAAGCCGGATCTTTTGCTACATCGAAGGTTTTTACAATCGCAAGAGGCTACACTCTGCCATCGGCTATTGCTCCCCAGAAGAGTTCGAGCAGCAGGAGTTGAAGATGGCAGCATAA
- a CDS encoding methyl-accepting chemotaxis protein yields MVDNIAEAARAAQKVAAGDLSVQLQPKSDKDVLAANLNVTIAAIQSMAADANMLAKAATQGRLTERADASRHQGEYRRIIEGVNATITRLVGLLDTMPAPAMIVDRDFTVLYMNEIGAKVGGKTQAQVVGTKCFDHFKTSDCGSTNCACGRAMQTGAIASSETDAHPAVGLDLDIAYTGLPMRDETGRVIGAFEVVTDQTAIKQAARLANKIADYQEQETRKLVHGLDKLAKGEVDFAITTAEGDADTGAAKEIFDALAAAVNGCVEVIKTLNADAATLAQAATEGRLTARADAQKHQGAYRNIVQGVNDSLATMVGFMDNMPAPAMIIDNDFTVLYMNQLGAKVGGKSQAQVIGTKCYDHFKTSDCKTANCACAQAIGTGLEATRETDAHPSAGLDLDISYTGVPIKDKDGKVIGAFEVVTDLTSVKAAARQAKKIADYQDRETRKLVEGLGKLALGDVTIALRTEPADSDTAEVKHTFDTIAEAVNSTAQANRNIAEVAKQIAAGDLTLKLAERSPEDQLLIALKAMLEKLNEVVTDVKGAADNVASGSQELSSSSEQMSQGASEQAASAEEVSSSMEEMTSNIRQNADNALQTEKIAAKSAKDAKEGGDAVMHTVGAMKEIAGKISIIEEIARQTNLLALNAAIEAARAGEHGKGFAVVASEVRKLAERSQKAAAEISQLSSSSVEIAERAGEMLNRMVPDIQKTAELVMEISAACREQDTGAEQINKAIQQLDQVIQQNASAAEEMSSTAEELSSQAEQLQDSISYFKVESAERGVKRLPPAHPVQEVQPKINHAQRKKNLTQSAALVQPVRKQQAAAGGLALEMHQDDSDFEKF; encoded by the coding sequence ATGGTCGACAATATCGCCGAGGCGGCCCGGGCGGCGCAGAAAGTGGCGGCAGGAGACCTGTCGGTTCAACTGCAACCGAAGTCCGACAAGGACGTGCTGGCCGCGAACCTCAACGTCACCATCGCCGCGATCCAGTCCATGGCCGCCGACGCCAACATGCTGGCCAAGGCCGCTACCCAAGGAAGGTTGACCGAGCGTGCCGATGCGTCCCGGCACCAGGGCGAGTACCGCAGGATCATCGAGGGGGTGAACGCCACCATCACGCGCCTGGTCGGGCTCCTGGACACCATGCCGGCGCCGGCCATGATCGTGGACCGCGACTTCACCGTCCTGTACATGAACGAAATCGGCGCCAAGGTCGGCGGCAAGACCCAGGCCCAGGTGGTGGGCACCAAATGCTTCGACCACTTCAAGACCAGCGACTGCGGGAGCACCAACTGCGCCTGCGGCAGAGCGATGCAGACCGGGGCGATCGCGAGTTCCGAGACGGATGCGCACCCGGCCGTGGGGCTCGATCTCGACATCGCCTACACCGGTCTCCCGATGCGTGACGAAACCGGTCGGGTCATCGGCGCCTTCGAGGTGGTCACCGACCAGACCGCGATCAAGCAGGCGGCGCGCCTGGCCAACAAGATCGCCGATTACCAGGAGCAGGAAACCAGAAAACTCGTGCACGGCCTGGACAAACTCGCCAAGGGGGAAGTGGATTTCGCCATCACCACCGCCGAAGGGGACGCCGATACCGGCGCAGCCAAGGAGATCTTCGATGCCCTGGCCGCCGCGGTGAATGGCTGTGTCGAGGTGATCAAGACCCTCAACGCCGATGCCGCCACCCTCGCCCAGGCGGCAACCGAGGGTAGGCTCACCGCGCGTGCCGACGCCCAGAAACACCAGGGGGCGTACCGCAACATCGTCCAGGGGGTCAACGATTCCCTGGCCACCATGGTCGGCTTCATGGACAACATGCCCGCCCCAGCCATGATCATCGACAACGACTTTACCGTTTTGTACATGAACCAGCTCGGGGCCAAGGTGGGAGGGAAAAGCCAGGCCCAGGTGATCGGCACCAAGTGTTACGACCACTTCAAGACCAGCGACTGCAAGACCGCCAACTGCGCCTGCGCCCAGGCCATCGGCACCGGCCTGGAAGCAACCCGGGAGACGGATGCCCACCCCTCGGCAGGGCTCGACCTCGACATCAGCTACACCGGCGTCCCGATCAAGGACAAGGACGGCAAGGTGATCGGCGCCTTCGAGGTCGTCACCGACCTGACCTCGGTGAAAGCGGCGGCGCGCCAGGCCAAGAAGATCGCGGACTACCAGGACCGCGAGACCAGGAAACTGGTGGAAGGACTGGGTAAACTCGCCCTTGGCGATGTCACCATCGCGCTGCGGACGGAACCGGCCGACAGCGACACTGCCGAGGTGAAGCACACCTTCGACACCATCGCCGAGGCGGTCAACAGCACGGCACAGGCCAACCGGAACATCGCCGAGGTCGCCAAGCAGATAGCGGCAGGGGACCTGACCCTGAAACTGGCCGAACGTTCACCGGAAGACCAGCTTTTGATCGCCCTGAAGGCGATGCTGGAAAAACTCAACGAGGTGGTGACCGATGTGAAGGGCGCAGCCGACAACGTAGCCTCGGGAAGCCAGGAACTCTCCTCCAGCTCCGAGCAGATGTCCCAGGGAGCCAGCGAACAGGCCGCCTCCGCGGAAGAGGTCTCATCGTCCATGGAGGAGATGACCTCCAACATCAGGCAGAACGCGGACAACGCGCTGCAGACCGAAAAGATAGCCGCCAAATCCGCCAAGGATGCCAAGGAGGGGGGCGACGCGGTCATGCACACCGTGGGCGCCATGAAGGAAATTGCCGGCAAGATCTCCATCATCGAGGAGATCGCGCGCCAGACCAACCTGCTGGCCTTGAACGCCGCCATCGAGGCGGCACGCGCCGGCGAGCACGGCAAGGGCTTCGCAGTGGTGGCAAGCGAGGTGAGAAAGCTCGCCGAACGGAGCCAGAAAGCCGCAGCGGAAATCTCGCAGCTCTCCTCCAGCAGCGTCGAGATCGCCGAACGAGCCGGCGAGATGCTGAACCGGATGGTTCCCGATATCCAGAAGACGGCGGAACTGGTCATGGAGATCTCGGCCGCCTGCCGCGAACAGGACACCGGCGCCGAGCAGATCAACAAGGCGATCCAGCAACTGGACCAGGTCATCCAGCAAAACGCCTCGGCCGCCGAGGAGATGTCCTCCACCGCCGAGGAACTCTCGAGCCAGGCGGAACAGTTGCAGGACTCCATCTCCTATTTCAAGGTCGAATCCGCTGAGCGCGGGGTCAAGCGACTCCCTCCGGCGCACCCCGTCCAGGAGGTTCAGCCGAAGATCAATCACGCTCAGCGCAAGAAAAACCTGACTCAGTCGGCCGCGCTGGTGCAGCCCGTACGGAAGCAACAGGCAGCGGCAGGCGGACTGGCCCTGGAGATGCACCAGGACGACTCCGACTTCGAGAAGTTCTGA
- a CDS encoding SseB family protein: MEKLDEALANLRQNMSDGKKQCEFYDLFLNSSFFVPIVEESEQQEESGGVVPLITEADGKDYLMLFSTLERLQAWEATASYVEVPGYLLALSTVAPLNWALNIGTEYSKQFHPEEIAWLRESVERCNAEAAGGQQA, translated from the coding sequence ATGGAAAAACTTGACGAGGCACTGGCAAACCTGCGCCAGAACATGAGTGACGGTAAGAAGCAGTGCGAGTTCTACGACCTTTTTCTCAACTCTTCGTTTTTTGTACCCATTGTCGAGGAAAGCGAGCAGCAGGAAGAGTCGGGGGGCGTCGTGCCGCTGATAACCGAGGCCGACGGCAAAGACTATCTGATGCTTTTCAGCACGCTGGAGCGCCTGCAGGCCTGGGAGGCCACGGCCAGCTACGTAGAGGTTCCGGGTTACCTGCTCGCGCTCAGCACCGTGGCGCCCCTCAACTGGGCGCTCAACATAGGGACCGAGTACTCGAAGCAGTTCCACCCGGAAGAGATCGCCTGGCTCAGGGAGTCCGTCGAGCGCTGCAACGCGGAGGCTGCGGGGGGCCAGCAGGCTTGA
- a CDS encoding PAS domain-containing sensor histidine kinase gives MKDEVTTGGDLQAEVARLQAENEALRRILKEHQEALVDQAQGVRCFRCLYNDTPVMLHSIDRNGLLLGVSNYWIEVLGYTREEVLGRRSSDFLTPESRRYAVETVLPEFFRTGYCHNVEYQLVKKNGEVIDVLLSAAAERDVEGNIVRSLAVMMDVTEWKAAEKALKESEARYRMIVETSQESIVAADCTGRLVYLNRQFADMLGREVSEVLGHPFLEFVDGALHDETAERQRSRENGVSEHYETILVRKDGTRVWVSVSAKPIRDESGCFAGSFAMISDVTRKKQAAEEIEVLHTHLSARALELETANEELEAFNYTVSHDLRRPLTAIYGFAQVILELYGQNLEPPCRDYVQEIINGSIKMNHLIDTLLNFSRRYSVPLNRERVDVSGLAQEILAELRLTDPQRRAECVVQPGVQADADPQLLRVVLDNLLGNAWKYSAKKEETRLEFGAVPHQGKEAFFVRDNGAGFDMNCAANLFTPFQRLHDSDDFKGTGIGLASVQRIIQRHGGHIWAEAEPDRGATFYFTLG, from the coding sequence ATGAAAGACGAAGTGACAACCGGAGGCGATCTCCAGGCCGAGGTGGCCAGGCTGCAGGCGGAAAACGAAGCCCTGCGCCGGATCCTGAAGGAACACCAGGAGGCCCTGGTGGACCAGGCCCAGGGCGTGCGTTGCTTCCGTTGTCTCTACAACGACACGCCCGTCATGCTGCATTCCATAGACCGCAACGGGCTGCTGCTCGGGGTCAGCAACTACTGGATCGAGGTGCTGGGCTACACCCGCGAGGAGGTGCTCGGACGTCGCTCCAGCGACTTCCTCACCCCCGAGTCCCGACGTTACGCAGTGGAGACGGTCCTGCCTGAGTTCTTCCGCACCGGCTATTGCCATAACGTCGAGTACCAGTTGGTAAAGAAAAACGGCGAGGTGATCGATGTCCTGTTGAGCGCCGCCGCCGAGCGGGACGTTGAGGGAAACATCGTCCGGTCCCTGGCGGTGATGATGGACGTCACCGAGTGGAAGGCGGCCGAGAAGGCCCTCAAGGAAAGCGAGGCGCGCTACCGGATGATCGTGGAAACCTCCCAGGAATCCATCGTCGCCGCCGACTGCACCGGCCGCCTCGTCTACCTGAACCGGCAGTTCGCGGATATGCTGGGGCGCGAGGTGTCAGAGGTGCTGGGGCACCCCTTCCTGGAGTTCGTGGACGGGGCGCTGCACGATGAGACCGCCGAGCGACAGCGCAGCCGCGAGAACGGCGTGTCCGAACACTACGAGACCATCCTGGTGCGCAAGGACGGCACCAGGGTCTGGGTCAGCGTCTCCGCCAAGCCCATCCGCGACGAGAGCGGTTGCTTCGCAGGCTCCTTCGCCATGATCTCCGACGTCACCCGCAAAAAGCAGGCCGCGGAGGAGATCGAGGTGCTCCATACCCATCTCTCCGCGCGGGCGCTCGAGCTCGAGACCGCCAACGAGGAGCTCGAGGCCTTCAACTACACCGTTTCCCACGACTTGCGGCGTCCCCTCACCGCCATCTATGGCTTCGCCCAGGTGATCCTCGAGCTTTACGGGCAGAACCTCGAGCCCCCCTGCCGGGATTACGTGCAGGAAATCATCAACGGCAGTATCAAGATGAACCACCTCATCGACACCCTGCTCAACTTCTCGCGCCGCTACAGCGTTCCCCTGAACCGCGAGCGGGTGGACGTGAGCGGACTGGCCCAGGAGATCCTGGCCGAGTTGAGGCTCACCGACCCGCAGCGCCGCGCCGAATGCGTGGTGCAGCCGGGGGTGCAGGCCGATGCCGACCCGCAACTGCTGCGGGTGGTGCTGGATAACCTGCTGGGCAACGCCTGGAAGTACTCCGCCAAGAAGGAGGAGACCCGACTGGAGTTCGGCGCGGTGCCGCACCAGGGAAAGGAAGCCTTCTTCGTGCGCGACAACGGTGCCGGGTTCGACATGAACTGCGCCGCGAACCTTTTCACGCCGTTCCAGCGCCTGCATGATTCAGACGATTTCAAGGGAACCGGCATCGGCTTGGCCAGCGTCCAGCGCATCATCCAGCGCCACGGCGGCCACATCTGGGCCGAGGCCGAACCCGACAGGGGCGCCACCTTTTACTTCACGCTCGGCTAG
- a CDS encoding methyl-accepting chemotaxis protein, which produces MKGFKTAKLSTKFFGAMLILNLFTTTAFTLHTYYSEKKEILGDIDRELRTCVEGARLATDPYHARMASAPPTQAEFDALSDRLTAWANASGFNYIYTMVKKDGKIVFSSSSYTKEEKQTGKQSKLLDPYEDASQGLKDAFLDGKLHYDQYSDKWGTFRSIFMPAHSADGTLYVIGADISMSHIDGVLRGLLMNCLLIALLVFAVGGGVMLVIVKSVQRTIGQLAHGVNLIAQGELTTRIDHEGSDELGLLASDMNRMAQHLKDVVVQVRSSAEEVSQASGRFNETALQMAAGADQVSGQVGSVAAAGEEMAATSSEIALNCAGAADLARRANATASTGAAVVDGAIDAMRSISERVRESAQSVGGLGTRSEQIGAILGTIEDIADQTNLLALNAAIEAARAGEQGRGFAVVADEVRALAERTTRATKEIDGMIKLIQQETRCAVDAMEAGVEEVEKGTVEAGKSQQALREIMECIAEVTMQINQVATAAEQQTATTREISGNMQQITFVVQQTTQAAHDSADAATLLSQNAVQLQARVRQFRID; this is translated from the coding sequence ATGAAAGGCTTCAAAACGGCAAAGTTGTCCACCAAGTTCTTCGGGGCCATGCTGATCCTCAACCTCTTCACCACGACGGCATTCACGCTCCACACCTATTACAGCGAGAAGAAAGAGATCCTGGGAGACATCGACCGCGAGCTGCGCACCTGCGTCGAGGGTGCGCGTCTTGCCACCGACCCCTATCACGCCAGGATGGCTTCCGCTCCCCCGACCCAGGCTGAATTCGATGCCCTGAGCGACCGTCTCACCGCCTGGGCCAACGCGTCGGGGTTCAACTACATCTATACGATGGTTAAAAAGGACGGAAAGATCGTCTTCTCTTCTTCCAGCTACACCAAGGAGGAAAAGCAGACCGGCAAGCAGAGCAAGCTCCTCGATCCGTACGAGGACGCAAGTCAAGGGCTCAAGGACGCCTTCCTGGACGGCAAGCTGCACTACGACCAGTACTCCGACAAGTGGGGAACCTTCCGGTCCATCTTCATGCCCGCACATTCGGCGGACGGCACCCTGTACGTGATCGGCGCGGACATCTCCATGAGCCATATCGACGGGGTGTTGCGCGGCCTGCTGATGAACTGCCTGCTGATCGCGCTCCTGGTGTTCGCGGTGGGAGGAGGGGTGATGCTGGTCATAGTGAAGTCGGTACAGCGCACCATCGGCCAACTGGCGCACGGGGTGAACCTCATCGCGCAGGGTGAACTGACGACCCGGATCGACCACGAGGGGAGCGACGAACTGGGGCTGCTGGCCTCGGATATGAACAGGATGGCGCAACACCTGAAGGATGTGGTGGTACAGGTAAGAAGTTCCGCCGAGGAAGTCTCCCAGGCATCGGGTCGCTTCAACGAAACGGCGCTGCAGATGGCGGCCGGTGCGGACCAGGTTTCAGGGCAGGTTGGATCGGTGGCCGCAGCCGGCGAGGAGATGGCTGCCACCTCGTCCGAAATCGCCCTCAACTGCGCCGGTGCCGCTGACCTGGCCCGCCGGGCCAATGCCACCGCGTCGACCGGCGCCGCTGTCGTCGACGGTGCCATCGATGCCATGCGCTCCATTTCCGAACGGGTCCGGGAATCGGCGCAGAGCGTAGGAGGGTTGGGTACCCGCTCCGAGCAGATCGGCGCCATTCTCGGCACCATCGAGGACATCGCCGACCAGACCAATCTCCTGGCATTGAACGCTGCCATCGAGGCCGCCCGGGCCGGCGAGCAGGGGCGGGGCTTTGCGGTGGTGGCCGACGAGGTGCGTGCCTTGGCCGAACGCACCACCCGGGCTACCAAAGAGATCGACGGCATGATCAAGCTGATTCAGCAGGAAACCCGTTGCGCCGTGGATGCCATGGAGGCCGGGGTGGAGGAGGTGGAGAAGGGAACCGTCGAGGCGGGGAAATCGCAGCAGGCCCTGCGCGAGATCATGGAGTGCATCGCAGAGGTGACCATGCAGATCAACCAGGTGGCCACCGCAGCGGAACAGCAGACGGCGACGACCCGCGAGATCTCCGGCAACATGCAGCAGATTACGTTCGTGGTGCAGCAGACGACCCAAGCCGCCCACGACTCGGCAGATGCGGCGACTTTACTGAGCCAGAATGCGGTACAGCTCCAGGCCCGGGTACGTCAGTTCAGGATCGACTGA
- a CDS encoding SPOR domain-containing protein: MFAQAKSHYQENSYYFASTWLERMLKKYPSTPQREEVLLMLAKCYAATSRDEKAVRTLKTLLKDFPKASDKLEPNLLKLVQDQSQPPQLLEPQPVPAAVAEKAAAAPAEKAADDKAAADKAAADKAAADKAAADKAATDKAADDKAAADKAAADKAAADKAAADKAAADKAAADKAAADKAAADKAAADKAAADKAAAEKVAAEKADADKAIAEKAAAEKAAAEKAAAEKAAAEKAMAEKAMAEKAMAEKAMAEKAMAEKLAADRVAAQKVAAEQAATEAPAEKATSVKPRPTTIEEAVAERTAVIKAAVEKAAVAKAAAEKAAAEKAAAEKAAADKAAAEKAAARKAAADKAAAEKAVADKAAAKKAVTKKTVAKKPADKKPTETKPAENTAATPQHAPAPPAVSTPSEAQVAPVKAASAGGPYTLDFGSFVLKSGMADIKKKIRSAGLKPVVEPGPKKKEQMSRIHVGEYAEQKAAEKMVQKLRKAKSENFMLQDKSGKFNVYAGSYFDKVGAVDEQLRLAGFGITTELRPTAVEVPTFSLTAGSFKSEEEAARKGAELEKLGVKPSVVQRPK; encoded by the coding sequence CTTAAGAAGTATCCGAGCACTCCCCAGAGGGAGGAAGTGCTTTTGATGCTTGCGAAGTGCTATGCGGCGACATCGAGGGATGAGAAGGCGGTTCGGACCCTTAAGACCCTGCTGAAGGACTTCCCGAAGGCGTCGGACAAACTGGAGCCGAACCTGCTTAAGCTGGTGCAGGACCAGAGCCAGCCGCCGCAACTTCTTGAGCCGCAACCCGTTCCGGCTGCCGTTGCTGAGAAGGCCGCTGCGGCTCCTGCCGAGAAGGCTGCCGACGACAAAGCTGCTGCCGACAAAGCTGCCGCTGACAAAGCTGCCGCTGACAAAGCTGCCGCTGACAAAGCTGCTACCGACAAAGCTGCCGACGACAAAGCTGCTGCCGACAAAGCTGCCGCTGACAAAGCTGCCGCTGACAAAGCTGCCGCCGACAAAGCTGCCGCCGACAAAGCTGCCGCCGACAAAGCTGCCGCCGACAAAGCTGCTGCTGACAAAGCTGCTGCTGACAAAGCTGCTGCTGACAAAGCTGCTGCTGAGAAGGTCGCCGCTGAGAAAGCCGATGCCGACAAAGCTATCGCTGAGAAGGCCGCTGCTGAGAAGGCCGCTGCTGAGAAGGCTGCCGCTGAGAAGGCTGCCGCTGAGAAAGCGATGGCTGAGAAAGCGATGGCTGAGAAAGCGATGGCTGAGAAAGCGATGGCTGAGAAAGCGATGGCTGAGAAGTTGGCCGCCGACAGGGTGGCGGCTCAGAAAGTGGCTGCTGAACAGGCTGCTACTGAGGCTCCTGCTGAAAAGGCGACAAGCGTCAAGCCGAGACCCACTACCATCGAAGAAGCCGTAGCAGAGAGAACAGCTGTGATAAAGGCCGCTGTTGAGAAAGCCGCAGTGGCAAAAGCGGCCGCTGAGAAAGCGGCTGCAGAAAAAGCCGCAGCTGAGAAGGCCGCTGCAGACAAAGCTGCGGCCGAGAAAGCCGCTGCCAGGAAGGCTGCGGCCGACAAAGCTGCCGCCGAGAAGGCAGTCGCAGACAAAGCAGCAGCCAAGAAGGCCGTTACCAAGAAAACGGTCGCAAAGAAACCTGCAGACAAGAAACCGACAGAAACAAAACCGGCAGAGAATACGGCCGCGACCCCGCAACATGCACCTGCTCCGCCCGCAGTTTCGACGCCGTCCGAAGCGCAGGTGGCGCCGGTAAAGGCGGCTTCTGCTGGGGGACCCTACACCCTCGACTTTGGAAGCTTTGTGCTGAAATCCGGCATGGCCGACATCAAGAAAAAGATTAGGAGTGCCGGGTTGAAGCCGGTAGTGGAGCCTGGTCCCAAAAAGAAAGAGCAGATGAGCCGGATCCATGTCGGCGAATATGCCGAACAGAAAGCCGCCGAGAAGATGGTACAGAAGCTGCGCAAGGCGAAATCCGAAAACTTCATGCTCCAGGACAAGAGCGGCAAGTTCAACGTGTATGCGGGGTCTTACTTCGATAAGGTCGGTGCCGTCGACGAGCAACTCCGGCTGGCCGGCTTCGGCATCACCACCGAACTCAGGCCGACCGCCGTCGAGGTTCCCACCTTCAGCCTGACTGCCGGCTCTTTCAAAAGCGAGGAAGAAGCAGCCCGGAAGGGGGCTGAACTGGAGAAGCTGGGCGTGAAACCGTCCGTGGTGCAACGTCCGAAATAG
- a CDS encoding PaaI family thioesterase, translating to MVNSPVLKACEQTEIDLSGAADWEPFDAPALVGDSLRFVSGDSRGDRFRARYYRDAEKHLHARFWLGPEAEGPPGHAHGGAVAAIMDEALGLAAWAAGYPIVVGNLNVSFRNMLPLKKVVTVESRVVSVEGRKIMVHGRIFRGDKTFAEAQCLCITIPGR from the coding sequence GTGGTCAATTCACCCGTACTGAAAGCTTGTGAGCAGACTGAAATAGACCTGAGCGGTGCAGCGGACTGGGAGCCGTTCGACGCACCCGCCCTGGTGGGAGATTCGCTTCGTTTCGTCTCCGGCGACTCCCGGGGCGACCGGTTCCGGGCCCGCTACTACCGGGATGCGGAAAAGCATCTGCACGCCCGTTTCTGGCTCGGCCCCGAAGCGGAGGGTCCTCCGGGACACGCCCACGGCGGTGCGGTGGCGGCCATCATGGACGAGGCGCTGGGGCTTGCCGCCTGGGCGGCCGGTTACCCCATCGTGGTGGGCAACCTGAACGTGAGTTTCCGCAACATGCTGCCGCTCAAAAAGGTGGTGACCGTGGAAAGCAGGGTCGTCTCAGTCGAAGGAAGGAAGATCATGGTTCACGGCCGCATCTTCCGCGGCGACAAAACCTTCGCCGAGGCCCAGTGCCTGTGCATCACCATCCCGGGGCGTTAA
- a CDS encoding SH3 domain-containing protein, whose product MSKKIRNIILATAAVAAFAVPALAESTNCTVTAPEIRLRKTASKKAKVIAVLKKDAKVTAESCSGGWVKVASADGKLNGYVGGWALSSAAPVMVASTEPVPLPSSAAPAAEAAKEIPSNEKLAMQITDLRLKVLNVERDVALMRKDIKKIKVAMKHKK is encoded by the coding sequence ATGAGCAAAAAGATCCGCAACATCATCCTCGCAACAGCGGCTGTAGCAGCATTCGCAGTTCCGGCCTTGGCCGAGAGCACCAACTGTACCGTAACCGCCCCCGAGATCCGTCTGCGCAAGACAGCCAGTAAGAAGGCGAAGGTGATCGCTGTCCTCAAGAAGGACGCCAAGGTGACAGCAGAGAGCTGCTCCGGCGGGTGGGTCAAGGTCGCCTCTGCTGACGGCAAGCTCAACGGCTACGTGGGCGGATGGGCGCTCTCTTCGGCCGCGCCGGTCATGGTTGCCTCGACCGAGCCGGTGCCCCTCCCCTCGAGCGCCGCACCGGCGGCTGAGGCTGCCAAGGAAATTCCCAGCAACGAAAAGCTCGCCATGCAGATTACCGACCTGCGCCTCAAGGTGCTCAACGTCGAGCGCGACGTGGCCCTTATGCGCAAGGACATCAAGAAGATCAAGGTGGCGATGAAGCACAAGAAATAA